Genomic window (Actinomycetota bacterium):
CCTTCGGTGATGACTTCCAACAGGCGCAGCGCGTCGGGACCGCTGAGACAGCCGGGCTCGAGCGCGGACAGGACGGCCCGTTGGGTCGCCACCGTCGCCTGCAGCTCGTCGAGCACCGACATCGCTTCTCCCGCGGACGCGAGGAATCACCGATGCGGGGAAGCGCTGACGTCACTCTACTCGAACATACGTTCGATCGCAAGTCAAAACGAAATTTTTCCAGAGGTTGTCGGGGCGCGGCTGCCCCGCCCGACAGCTGGTCCAGCGTTAGCTGGCACCCGTACGACGATCTGGAGTCTGCGGCTGACGCCCTGGACTGCGCCGGCCAGGCCTCTTCGCCCACCTCACGCCCATTCGGTCCTTGATCGAACAGGCGTTCGGAATTACGCTGCTGGAGTTCCACCGATGTGATTGTCACACCCCCCGCGTAGGGTCGTGGCCGTCCAATCCGGCGAGTCGAGAAGGGAACCCAGTCGTGGAGCGAGACAAGGCGCTCGAGATGGCCATGAGCCAGATCGACAAGCAGTTCGGGAAGGGCTCGGTCATGCGTATGGGCGAGCGCACCAACATGGACGTGGAGGCCATCTCCACCGGCGCACTGTCCCTCGACGTCGCTCTCGGGGTCGGTGGTTTGCCCCGGGGCAGGGTGGTCGAGATCTACGGGCCCGAGTCGTCCGGCAAGTCCACGCTCGCCATGCACGTGGTGGCCGAGGCGCAGCGCAACGGCGGCATCTGCGCGTACATCGACGCCGAGCACGCCATGGACCCGGTCTACGCCCGAGCCATCGGCGTCAACGTCGACGACCTCCTCATCTCCCAGCCCGACACGGGCGAGCAGGCGCTCGAGATCACCGACATGCTGATCCGCTCGGGCGCGATCGACGTGCTGGTGGTCGACTCGGTGGCCGCGCTCACGCCGCGGGCCGAGATCGAGGGCGAGATGGGCGACAGCCACATGGGCCTCCAGGCCCGCCTCATGTCGCAGGCCCTGCGCAAGCTCACCGGCACGCTGAGCAAGACCAACACCATCTGCATCTTCATCAACCAGCTGCGGGAGAAGATCGGGGTGATGTTCGGTTCACCCGAGACGACCCCCGGCGGGCGGGCGCTGAAGTTCTACTCCTCGGTGCGACTCGACATCCGCCGCATCGAGTCGATCAAGGACGGCGTCGAGGTGGTGGGCAACCGCACCCGGGTGAAGGTCGTGAAGAACAAGGTGGCGTCGCCCTTCAAGCAGGCCGAGTTCGACATCATGTACGGCAAGGGCATCAGCCGTGAGGGCTCGCTCATCGACATCGGGGTCGATCTCGGCATCGTGAAGAAGTCGGGCGCCTGGTACACCTACGACGGCGAGCAGCTGGGCCAGGGGCGGGAGAACGCGAAGGTCTTCCTCACCGAGAACCCCGAGCTGATGGTGGCCATCTCCGAGCAGATCCGCCAGCAGGTGGGCATCGGCGACGCGGTCGGCGTTTCCGGCGGCGAGGCGAAGGCGGTCACCCCGGCCGACGGGTTCGGCCCGAACGACGACGAGCCCATCACCCTCGACTGACCGTCTCCGGGCGACTACAAAGGGGTCTGCTGCGTCGCACTCGAATCGACGCAATGGCACCCGCGTGCCGTCTGGGGAGGCGTGGTGGAGCTCAAGGTGTCGAGCAAGTCGAACCCCAACTCGGTAGCGGGTGCGGTCGCCGGCGCGGTGCGCGAGCGCGGGTCGGTCGACGTGCAGGTCATCGGGGCGGGCGCCCTCAACCAGGCCATCAAGGCCGTCGCGATCGCCCGCGGGTTCCTCGCGTCGTCCGAGATCGACCTGGTGTGCGTGCCGTCCTTCGCCGACATCGAGATCGACGGCGAGGGGCGCACGGCCATCAGGCTCTCGGTGCACGATCGCCAACGTGGCGCCGCGGCCCCGAGGGCCGGAGAGCCGCGACTGAGCGCGGAGCCCCTCGCCTAACCTTGGGCCCGTGTCCCGCACGTACCTGATTCGCACCTTCGGGTGCCAGATGAACGCGCACGACTCGGAACGGTTGGCGGGGCTCTTCGAGCACGAGGGCATGGAGGCGACCAACGACGTCGAGCAGGCCGACGTCGTCCTGCTCAACACCTGCTGCATTCGGGAGAACGCCGACAACAAGCTCTACGGCCACCTCGGGCACCTGAAGTGGCTCAAGGCGAGGCGACCCGACATGCAGATCGCGGTCGGGGGATGCCTGGCCCAGAAGGACCGCGAACTGATCCGAGAGCGAGCACCGCATGTCGACGCCGTGTTCGGCACGCACAACGTGGCGAACGCGCTCGACCTGCTCCGCCGGGCCGCGCGCGAGGGTCCGGTCACCGAGATCCTCGAGGAGTCAGACGCCTTTCCCAGCGCGCTCCCGGCGCGGCGCGACCTGCCACACTCGGCGTGGCTGACCGTCCAGATCGGTTGCGACAACCGCTGCGCCTTCTGCATCGTGCCGGCCGTGCGCGGGCGCGAGATCAGCCGTCCGTTCGACGAGATCGTCGGGGAAGCCGAAACGCTCGCGACCGCCGGCACCGTGGAGATCACGCTGCTCGGGCAGAACGTGAACTCCTACGGCCGCGACCTGACCAGGCGCCGCCCGCTCTTCGCCCAGCTCCTGCGCGCGGTCGGCGCGGCCGACGGTATCCGCCGCGTCCGTTTCACCAGCCCGCACCCGAAGGACCTGCGGCCCGAGACGATCGCGGCGATGGCCGAGACACCCGCGGTATGCGAGCACCTGCACCTTCCGCTCCAGGCCGGTTCGAACCGCACGTTGGCGGCGATGCACCGCGGCTACACGGCCGAGCGCTATCTCGAGAAGCTGGCCGCCGCACGCGCCGAGGTCGACGACCTCGCCGTGACCACCGACCTCATCGTCGGCTTCCCGGGCGAGACCGACGACGACTTCGAGCGCACGCTCGAGGTGGTGGCGGAAGCCCGCTACGACAGCGCGTACACCTTCGTCTTCTCGCCTCGCCCCGGCACCGAGGCCGCCGGCCGCGACGACTGCTTCGTGGCCCCCGAGGTCGCCGCAGACCGGTTCGAGCGTCTGGCCGTCGTGGTCGAGCGCTCCGCCCTCGCCCGCCACCGGGCGCGGGTCGGTCGCACCGAGGAGGTGCTCGTCGAGGGCCCGAGCAAGAAGAACGCGTCGGTCGTCACCGGTCGCACCCGCCAGAACAAGCTGGTGCACTTCTCGACCGGCGACGGCACCCCGCCCCGGCAGGGGAGCTTTGCCCGCGTTCGCATCACCGACGCGGCGGCGCACTTCCTGCGGGGTGAGCTGGTCGAGGTGACGGATGCCCCCCGCCACCGCACACGCATCCCCGTGGCGGTGGGCTGATCCGCGGCCCCGCCGGTCGGGTCGTGTCCCTGAGGGGGCACACGCGACCGGCCGACATCGCCCCCGCCGGCCGGGTCCTGTCCCTCCGAGGGCCCTCCCGAATGGGCCCCTCCCCCTTCGGGGGCCCCTCCCATCCGGGCCCCTCCCTACAGGCCACCCGGCAGGCTCGTAAACACCGCGACGAACGGCAATCGTGCGCCTGACCACGCTCGACTACACGATCCTCGTCGTCGACGACCTCGACGCCGCCGTCGCCTTCTACACGGAGGCGCTCGGCCTGCCGCTCGGCCACCGCTCGGGGCCGTACGCCCAGCTCGACACAGGCTCGTGCCGGCTCGCGCTGTACGAGCGCTCGGCCATGGCCGAGACGTTGGGTGTCCCCGACGCCGACGTGGCCGCGTTCGAGATCGGCTTCAAGGTCGACGATGTCGACCGCGCGTACACCGAGCTCATCGGTGCGGGCGCCACGCCCGCGGTGCCGCCGACCGACCGGCCGTGGGGGCAGCGCACCGCGTACGTCCGTGATCCCGACGGCCACCTCGTCGAGCTGGCGCAGAGCCTGGTGCCGTGACGCGACCCGCACGTCACCTCGCCATCGTGGGCCCGACCGCCTCGGGCAAGTCCGCGGTGGCGCTCGAGGTCGCCCGCCGGCTCGACGACGTCGAGCTGGTGTCGGTCGACTCGATGCAGGTGTACCGGCGGATGGACATCGGCACCGCCAAGCCCACACCCGCGGAGCAGGCCGAGGTGCCCCACCACCTCCTCGACCTGGTCGAGCCGTGGGAGGCGTTCTCCGTGGCGCGCTTCCAGGCCGAGGCGCGCGACGCCATCGCCGGCATCGAGCGACGTGGCCATCGGGCGCTGCTCGTCGGCGGCACCGGCCTCTACCTGCAGGCCGTGGTGGACGGCCTCGCCGTGCCCGGCGAGTGGCCGGAGGTGCGGGCGGGGCTGGACGCCGTCGCCACCACACCCGCCGGCGCGGCCGACCTCCACCGCCGTCTGGCCGAGCTCGATCCGGCCGCCGCGGCGCGGATGGAGCCCACGAACCGCCGCCGGATCGTCCGGGCCCTCGAGGTCACCGTCGGCAGCGGCCGCACGTTCTCCTCCTACGGCCCCGGGCTCGACGCGTACCCGCCCACGGCGTTCCGGCTGACGGGTCTCTCGCTCCCTCGGGAGAGCCTCGAGGCGCGCATCGCCCGGCGCCTCGAGTCGCAGTTGGCGGCCGGCTTCCTCGACGAGGTCCGTGCCCTCGTCTCCGCGGGCGCGCCCCTCTCGCGCACCGCCCGTCAGGCCCTCGGCTACCGCGAGCTGCTGGCTCACCTCGAAGGCCGGTGCACGCTCGACGACGCGGTCGCGGAGACGGCCCGGCGCACCCGTGCCTTCGCCCGCCGGCAGCGGGCCTGGTTCCGGCGCGACCCGCGCATCACCTGGCTCGACGTCGAGGAGAACCCGCTCGCCGTCCTCCCCGCGCTGCTGGGAAGCTGGAGCGACCGATGATGCGCCTCGAGAAGTACCAGGGCCTGGGCAACGACTTCCTGATCCTCCTCGACGACGAGGGAACCCGGCCGGTCGACGAGGCAACCGCGCGCGCCCTGTGCGACCGGCATCTCGGCGTGGGCGCCGACGGCGTCATTCGCGCGACGAGAGCCGACGTGGCCACGGGCGCTCACGCGGCGATGAAGCTTCGCAACGCGGACGGGAGCCCGGCCGAGACGAGCGGCAACGGGCTCCGCTGCCTCGCCCGCGCCCTCGTCGACGCGCACTGGTGCGCCGGTCCCGAGGTCGCCGTCCTCACTGACGCAGGCCTCAGACGCCTGCGGATCCTCGGCGACGAGATCTCGGTCGAGATGGGCCCGGCCAAGGTCGTCGGCGGCAACGGTGAGGGGACGCTCGTCGACATGGGCAACCCCCACCTCGTCATCGTCGTCGACGACCCGGCGACGGTCGATCTCCTTGCGCTCGGGCGCCGGCATCCCGACCTCAACGTCGAGATCATCGCCCCGACGTTCGTGCCCCACTCGCTGGCCATGCGGGTACACGAGCGCGGCGTCGGCGAGACGCTCGCATGTGGCTCCGGCGTGTGCGCGGCCGCGGCTGCGGCCTACGACCTCGGGCTGGTCGGCGAACGGGTCGTGGTCTACCAACCCGGCGGCGCGGCGGTCGTGGAGCTCAGCGACGACGGTGTCACGCTCACCGGGCCCGCCCTCCACGTGGCCACCATCGAGGCGTACGTCGCATGAGCCTGATCGAACGCTCCATCCGGGAGAAGATCGTCCTCGTCGGCGTGGCCACACCGCCGACAACCGTCGACGAAGCCGAAGCCCATCTCGACGAGCTCGCGCTACTCGTCGACACCGCGGGCGCGGACGAGGCCGCGCGGGTCCTGCAGCGGCGCGCCACCCACGACCCCGCGACCTACGTCGGCAAGGGCAAGGCGGAGGAGCTGAAGCAGATCTCACTCGAGGTCGACGCCGACACGGTTGTGTTCGACGACGAGCTGACGCCCGCGCAGAGC
Coding sequences:
- the recA gene encoding recombinase RecA translates to MERDKALEMAMSQIDKQFGKGSVMRMGERTNMDVEAISTGALSLDVALGVGGLPRGRVVEIYGPESSGKSTLAMHVVAEAQRNGGICAYIDAEHAMDPVYARAIGVNVDDLLISQPDTGEQALEITDMLIRSGAIDVLVVDSVAALTPRAEIEGEMGDSHMGLQARLMSQALRKLTGTLSKTNTICIFINQLREKIGVMFGSPETTPGGRALKFYSSVRLDIRRIESIKDGVEVVGNRTRVKVVKNKVASPFKQAEFDIMYGKGISREGSLIDIGVDLGIVKKSGAWYTYDGEQLGQGRENAKVFLTENPELMVAISEQIRQQVGIGDAVGVSGGEAKAVTPADGFGPNDDEPITLD
- a CDS encoding stage V sporulation protein S, which codes for MVELKVSSKSNPNSVAGAVAGAVRERGSVDVQVIGAGALNQAIKAVAIARGFLASSEIDLVCVPSFADIEIDGEGRTAIRLSVHDRQRGAAAPRAGEPRLSAEPLA
- the miaB gene encoding tRNA (N6-isopentenyl adenosine(37)-C2)-methylthiotransferase MiaB, with the protein product MSRTYLIRTFGCQMNAHDSERLAGLFEHEGMEATNDVEQADVVLLNTCCIRENADNKLYGHLGHLKWLKARRPDMQIAVGGCLAQKDRELIRERAPHVDAVFGTHNVANALDLLRRAAREGPVTEILEESDAFPSALPARRDLPHSAWLTVQIGCDNRCAFCIVPAVRGREISRPFDEIVGEAETLATAGTVEITLLGQNVNSYGRDLTRRRPLFAQLLRAVGAADGIRRVRFTSPHPKDLRPETIAAMAETPAVCEHLHLPLQAGSNRTLAAMHRGYTAERYLEKLAAARAEVDDLAVTTDLIVGFPGETDDDFERTLEVVAEARYDSAYTFVFSPRPGTEAAGRDDCFVAPEVAADRFERLAVVVERSALARHRARVGRTEEVLVEGPSKKNASVVTGRTRQNKLVHFSTGDGTPPRQGSFARVRITDAAAHFLRGELVEVTDAPRHRTRIPVAVG
- a CDS encoding VOC family protein produces the protein MTTLDYTILVVDDLDAAVAFYTEALGLPLGHRSGPYAQLDTGSCRLALYERSAMAETLGVPDADVAAFEIGFKVDDVDRAYTELIGAGATPAVPPTDRPWGQRTAYVRDPDGHLVELAQSLVP
- the miaA gene encoding tRNA (adenosine(37)-N6)-dimethylallyltransferase MiaA; amino-acid sequence: MTRPARHLAIVGPTASGKSAVALEVARRLDDVELVSVDSMQVYRRMDIGTAKPTPAEQAEVPHHLLDLVEPWEAFSVARFQAEARDAIAGIERRGHRALLVGGTGLYLQAVVDGLAVPGEWPEVRAGLDAVATTPAGAADLHRRLAELDPAAAARMEPTNRRRIVRALEVTVGSGRTFSSYGPGLDAYPPTAFRLTGLSLPRESLEARIARRLESQLAAGFLDEVRALVSAGAPLSRTARQALGYRELLAHLEGRCTLDDAVAETARRTRAFARRQRAWFRRDPRITWLDVEENPLAVLPALLGSWSDR
- the dapF gene encoding diaminopimelate epimerase, encoding MMRLEKYQGLGNDFLILLDDEGTRPVDEATARALCDRHLGVGADGVIRATRADVATGAHAAMKLRNADGSPAETSGNGLRCLARALVDAHWCAGPEVAVLTDAGLRRLRILGDEISVEMGPAKVVGGNGEGTLVDMGNPHLVIVVDDPATVDLLALGRRHPDLNVEIIAPTFVPHSLAMRVHERGVGETLACGSGVCAAAAAAYDLGLVGERVVVYQPGGAAVVELSDDGVTLTGPALHVATIEAYVA